The genomic stretch CAATTGAAAAAGAAATGTCCTGGTCCTGAGATTTTGGATCTGTTTTCCAAAAAATGAAGTTTTCTTCACCCTTTTGACCAATTACAGGTTTAATAATTGCATTATCAACTTGAATTTTTTTAAGGTTATACTTTCCTTTAAAAATTTCAAATAAATTAAAATGCAAGGAAATACCAGAGGCTTTTAAAAGGGTATCCTTGTTCGCTTTTTCAACTGATTCAATAATTACCACATCCGTAAATTCAACGGATCCGTATGGGAATTTTTTCAGGACAGAAAAATCAACATGCTTAACATCCATTTTTGTTAGCAGGCGTTGATTGATCTCATTTACAACCATACTTTTAACTTCCGCACCATAATATATTCCAATAAAAACACCCAAGGCTATAAACAGCAAAAAAATTGCTAAAAAGCCCAATAGTATTCTTTTCAATATTTTCATGCTCTGAAAATAATTTGTTTATATAAAGGTGCACCAACAGTGCTAACCAGTAAGTAGTATTGGTGCTAAAAGAAAATTATCAGGGAATCATTTTTAACATGGCAACTTCCTTGTCATTTAACATCCGGAATTTGCCTCTAGGAATATTTTTCTTGGTAAGCCCTGCAAAATATACCCTGTCAAGTTTTACGACTTTGTAGTCAAAATGTTCGAACATGCGTCTTACAACTCTGTTTTGGCCTGAATGAAGCATTATTCCCACCTCGTTTTTTGCTTCACCCACATAGCTAACCTCATCTGCCTTAACAGAAAAATCTTCAAGGTCCAAGCCTTTAAGCATTTTATCCATGTCTGATTTTTTAACCGGGGCATCTGTTTCTACATGGTATATTTTTTTAATTCCATGTTTTGGGTGGGTAAGTTTTTTTGCAAGATCACCATCATTTGTAAAAAGCAAAAGGCCGGTTGTGTTCCTATCTAACCTTCCAACAGGATAAATCCGCTCACGACAAGCATGTTGGATTAGTTCCATTACTGTTTTTCTTCCGCCAGGATCTTCCATTGTGGTAATGTAATCCTTAGGTTTATTCAACAATAAATAAACGTTTTTTTCTGTACGTAGAATTCCTCCGTTATATTTTACTACATCTCCTGGAGCAACCTGGTATCCTAATTCTGTTACTGGTTTCCCATTCACCGTAACCAATCCTGCTTCAATATGAATATCAGCTTCCCTTCTGGAACAAATACCGCTGTTTGCAATGTATTTGTTCAATCTTATCATTCCTTCTGTTTTTTGTTTCTTGTTGAATTCCAGCATTTTCTTTTTGCTATAGCCACGATTCTGGTACTCACCCTTTTCATTCATTTTTGGTGCAGGACGTGGCTTGCCCCTGAACTTGTCAAAAGGTTTTTTATCAGAGTCTCTGTCTGATGATTCGTTTTTTCTATCATAACCCTTCCTGTCTCCTGCCTTTTCATCTCTTCGCGGCATACTTCTGTCTGGTCTGCCAGATTCCGATCTGCCTACACCTTTCTCAAATGGCTTTTTATCGTAATTCCTTTTTTCATCATCTCTGCCAGCAAAATCATTCTTGCCACGAAATTCTTTTTTTTCGTTTCTTTCATCCTCTCTTTTATATCCATCTGATCGCTTATTGTCACCCTTGGTAAACCTTGGCTTGTTTTCTCCTGAAAAATCATCACGAAAAACTTTTTTATCTACTCCTTCACCATCGCGCTTGTACCCACCAGAGCGCTTATCCTCACTCTTTGCGAACCTTGGCTTATCGTAATCTCTTTTCTGAAAATCATCTTTGCCGCCAAAGGCTTTCTTCTCCCTGCTTTCTCCGCCTTCATCATTTCGCTTGTACCCACTGGAGCGTTTATCGTCACTCTTTGTGAATCTTGGCTTATCGTAATCTCTTTTTTGAAAATCATCTTTGCTGCCATAGGCTTTCTTCTCCCTGCTTTCTCCACCTTCATCATTTCGCTTGTACCCACTGGAGCGCTTATCGTCACTCTTTGTGAACCTTGGCTTATCGTATTCTCTTTTTTGAAAATCATC from Bacteroidota bacterium encodes the following:
- a CDS encoding rRNA pseudouridine synthase, producing the protein MNTFNKKSNKNNDSSRPANSRSSSKEGRSSSARNTRGSEGPKKSHGSKDGFTKKDNDKPRFGRTDDKRSSGYKRDGDGADKKDFRSKDDFQKREYDKPRFTKSDDKRSSGYKRNDEGGESREKKAYGSKDDFQKRDYDKPRFTKSDDKRSSGYKRNDEGGESREKKAFGGKDDFQKRDYDKPRFAKSEDKRSGGYKRDGEGVDKKVFRDDFSGENKPRFTKGDNKRSDGYKREDERNEKKEFRGKNDFAGRDDEKRNYDKKPFEKGVGRSESGRPDRSMPRRDEKAGDRKGYDRKNESSDRDSDKKPFDKFRGKPRPAPKMNEKGEYQNRGYSKKKMLEFNKKQKTEGMIRLNKYIANSGICSRREADIHIEAGLVTVNGKPVTELGYQVAPGDVVKYNGGILRTEKNVYLLLNKPKDYITTMEDPGGRKTVMELIQHACRERIYPVGRLDRNTTGLLLFTNDGDLAKKLTHPKHGIKKIYHVETDAPVKKSDMDKMLKGLDLEDFSVKADEVSYVGEAKNEVGIMLHSGQNRVVRRMFEHFDYKVVKLDRVYFAGLTKKNIPRGKFRMLNDKEVAMLKMIP